A region from the Algoriphagus machipongonensis genome encodes:
- a CDS encoding M28 family peptidase has translation MIKLNFNLKRSLVFGTLALAFTAQAQDGFFQKNQEKQKALESEFLEAVDFSSFKVHLKEITKNPHIAGTPENELVQQYMSKIMSEAGMDVKLYPYDVYLPNHPGESHLEIVSPVKMTLSQQEAILEEDPFSADDRLYLGFNAFSGSGDVTAEVVYVNYGTREDFAKLKEMGVDLTGKVAIARYGGNFRGYKAKYAEEAGAIGLVVYTDPKDNGYTRGDVYPDGPYYNETTIQRGSMLTLDWTGDPLTPNEPALPLDGPVKVDRLDPKDVDFHTIPVTPIGYGAAKEILSRMKGQDVPEEWQGGLSFDYKIEGGEDLQVRVMVDQPVDFIRANNVVGTFKGSKYPDEWIILGAHFDAWSFGATDPNSGTAMLLTLSEAIGKLVKEGKAPERSIMIGHWDAEEQGVIGSTEWVEHMRDELKANAIAYMNFDGGVNGRNFGASAAPTLKKIIMDAAKDVAFPDSSKTVYEVWAGKNDEPRMGNLGGGSDHIAFYMHVGVPSLGGGTGGLTAYHSNYDNFHYYSKFVEPSFKLGGTVAQVFGLVALRLANGDVIPYDVPRYAQDLEGHFENALKKVQTIAPDFEKFEKSSKALEMLEASSMEYQKALDAAMISGNVSDKDLEKINEELIGLEKSWIDPKGMYYGEWYKSLYVCNDPFSGYASWILPGIQYEVAINRTEKLDEWDSRYAKAITSLSKKIDKITKTL, from the coding sequence ATGATTAAACTAAATTTCAACCTTAAAAGATCCCTCGTCTTTGGGACCTTGGCTTTGGCGTTTACAGCCCAAGCTCAGGATGGCTTTTTCCAGAAAAATCAGGAGAAGCAAAAAGCTTTGGAAAGTGAATTTCTAGAGGCTGTAGATTTTAGTAGTTTCAAAGTACACCTGAAAGAAATCACTAAAAACCCTCACATTGCTGGGACTCCAGAAAACGAACTGGTACAGCAATACATGTCCAAAATCATGTCTGAGGCAGGAATGGATGTGAAGCTATATCCTTATGATGTATATCTTCCCAATCACCCGGGTGAATCGCATCTGGAAATTGTTTCTCCTGTAAAAATGACCTTATCACAGCAGGAAGCCATATTGGAGGAAGATCCCTTTTCTGCGGATGATAGATTGTATTTAGGATTCAATGCATTCTCAGGATCTGGTGATGTGACAGCAGAAGTTGTTTATGTTAACTATGGTACCCGAGAAGACTTTGCAAAACTCAAGGAAATGGGCGTTGATCTTACTGGAAAAGTGGCTATCGCTCGTTACGGAGGTAATTTCCGTGGTTATAAAGCAAAGTATGCTGAAGAAGCAGGAGCAATTGGATTGGTAGTTTATACCGATCCTAAAGACAATGGCTACACCAGAGGTGATGTTTATCCTGATGGACCTTATTACAATGAAACTACCATCCAAAGAGGGTCCATGTTGACCTTGGATTGGACAGGAGATCCCTTGACACCCAATGAGCCTGCATTGCCTTTAGACGGGCCTGTAAAGGTAGATAGACTAGATCCTAAAGATGTAGACTTTCATACCATCCCAGTAACTCCTATTGGATATGGTGCAGCAAAAGAGATTCTTTCTAGAATGAAAGGACAGGACGTTCCTGAAGAATGGCAAGGTGGATTGTCTTTCGACTATAAAATCGAAGGTGGAGAAGACCTTCAAGTAAGAGTAATGGTAGATCAGCCAGTTGATTTTATCCGTGCCAATAATGTGGTGGGTACTTTCAAAGGTTCCAAATACCCTGACGAATGGATCATTTTAGGTGCCCATTTTGATGCTTGGAGTTTTGGTGCTACTGACCCAAATTCTGGAACAGCCATGCTACTTACCCTATCTGAGGCTATTGGTAAATTGGTGAAGGAAGGAAAAGCCCCTGAGAGATCTATAATGATCGGTCATTGGGATGCCGAGGAACAAGGAGTAATTGGTTCTACTGAATGGGTAGAACATATGAGAGATGAGTTAAAAGCAAATGCTATTGCTTATATGAACTTTGACGGAGGGGTGAATGGTAGAAACTTTGGCGCTTCTGCAGCTCCAACTTTGAAAAAGATCATCATGGATGCTGCAAAAGATGTTGCTTTTCCAGATTCATCTAAAACCGTCTATGAGGTTTGGGCAGGTAAAAATGATGAACCAAGAATGGGTAATCTAGGCGGTGGATCAGATCATATTGCCTTTTACATGCATGTTGGTGTTCCTAGTTTAGGTGGCGGAACAGGTGGTTTGACCGCTTACCATTCTAACTATGACAACTTCCATTATTACAGCAAGTTTGTAGAACCAAGTTTTAAATTGGGAGGAACCGTAGCGCAAGTATTTGGCTTGGTAGCCTTGAGATTAGCCAATGGAGATGTGATCCCTTACGATGTTCCTCGATATGCGCAGGATCTGGAAGGTCACTTCGAAAATGCATTGAAAAAGGTTCAGACCATTGCACCAGATTTTGAGAAATTTGAAAAGTCTAGTAAAGCCTTGGAAATGTTAGAGGCCAGCTCCATGGAATATCAAAAAGCTTTGGATGCTGCCATGATTAGTGGTAATGTTTCAGATAAAGATTTGGAGAAAATCAATGAAGAATTGATTGGCTTGGAGAAAAGCTGGATAGATCCAAAAGGAATGTATTATGGAGAATGGTATAAGTCCCTATACGTTTGTAATGATCCTTTCTCTGGCTATGCTTCCTGGATTCTTCCCGGTATCCAATATGAGGTGGCAATCAATAGAACTGAGAAATTAGATGAATGGGATTCTCGCTATGCAAAAGCAATTACTTCCCTTTCAAAAAAAATTGATAAAATAACGAAGACTCTTTAA
- a CDS encoding phospholipase D-like domain-containing protein, which produces MSKFLTGDDLIEAIDDIIWDAQSILMIVSPYIKLDEYFKRLFDNHIRKPELHIILIFGKNEQEVKRSMSKDDFDYFKKFPNISIIYVSSLHAKYYGNESRGVITSINLYDFSFKNNIEFGVFSEQSVLDRFKQTADNSAWNECFEIAESHAAIFIRRPVFEHKRSLISKSKNYLGSETLLDETDRFYGYFKKRKSSEKKFIEYPTELASDTIIESKPTREKEDLPVHGFCIRTGVQIKFNPNQPMSKSAWKKWSEFGNEEYPEKFCHRSGKPSNGKTSMKNPVLG; this is translated from the coding sequence ATGAGTAAATTTTTAACTGGAGACGATTTAATTGAAGCAATAGATGACATTATTTGGGACGCTCAGTCTATCCTTATGATTGTATCTCCTTACATTAAATTGGACGAATATTTTAAACGCCTTTTTGATAACCATATCAGAAAACCTGAATTGCACATCATTTTAATTTTTGGAAAAAATGAACAAGAGGTAAAGCGGAGTATGAGCAAAGATGACTTCGATTACTTTAAAAAATTTCCTAACATCAGTATTATTTATGTTTCAAGCCTTCATGCAAAATATTATGGGAATGAAAGTAGAGGTGTAATCACATCAATAAACCTATATGACTTCTCCTTCAAGAACAATATAGAATTTGGTGTTTTTTCTGAACAAAGTGTTTTAGATAGATTTAAGCAGACTGCAGATAACTCTGCTTGGAATGAATGCTTCGAAATTGCAGAATCGCACGCTGCAATTTTTATAAGAAGACCTGTTTTTGAACATAAGCGATCCTTAATATCTAAAAGCAAAAATTATTTAGGGTCAGAAACACTACTTGACGAGACCGATCGCTTTTATGGTTATTTCAAAAAGAGGAAATCTTCAGAGAAAAAGTTTATAGAATATCCAACAGAGCTTGCTTCGGACACAATAATTGAATCAAAACCAACTAGGGAAAAGGAAGATCTTCCTGTCCATGGATTTTGTATCCGAACAGGTGTACAGATAAAGTTTAATCCAAATCAGCCTATGAGCAAGTCTGCTTGGAAAAAGTGGAGTGAGTTTGGAAATGAGGAGTATCCGGAAAAGTTTTGCCATAGGTCCGGAAAGCCTTCAAATGGCAAAACATCGATGAAAAACCCTGTTTTAGGTTAA
- a CDS encoding HNH endonuclease — protein sequence MNLERFLIGLTKLKRGSTPYGLAPHKPILLLTLLDLLDMGYGADNKFYIDNILVCTFHENWDILASDGFIEDFTLPFYHLQNDKIEGASFWFLKTIPGHQITKHIQSIQTLSEMVEYACLSEPFFQMLILKENRDSMRNMLVKFYFPSSSEHYFRANREQGKYLKEVQQYVLNEVPKVMRLQVAEEEVVYVRNWTFKKLVPKVYQSTCAISGMKVGSINGRSLIDACHIVPFSQDQDDRISNGIALCPNLHRAFDSGLVSIDQDYRVLVSDQVIEDRSHPYGLADLKGRKVILPKEKKIWPSQRNLERHRSMSFLN from the coding sequence ATGAATCTAGAAAGATTTTTAATTGGCTTAACCAAACTCAAAAGAGGCTCAACTCCCTATGGACTTGCTCCCCATAAGCCCATATTACTTTTGACACTTCTAGATTTACTAGATATGGGATATGGTGCTGATAACAAGTTTTATATTGATAATATTTTAGTTTGCACCTTCCATGAAAATTGGGATATATTAGCCTCAGATGGCTTTATAGAAGATTTTACCCTTCCATTCTATCACCTACAGAATGATAAAATAGAAGGTGCTTCTTTTTGGTTTTTAAAAACCATTCCGGGACATCAGATAACTAAACATATTCAAAGTATTCAGACTCTTTCAGAAATGGTAGAATACGCATGCTTATCTGAACCATTTTTCCAGATGTTGATTCTTAAGGAAAATAGAGATTCTATGAGAAATATGTTGGTGAAATTCTATTTCCCTTCATCAAGTGAGCACTATTTTAGAGCGAATAGGGAACAAGGAAAATACTTAAAAGAAGTACAGCAGTATGTGCTCAATGAAGTTCCTAAAGTAATGCGCCTGCAGGTCGCAGAGGAAGAAGTGGTGTATGTGCGAAATTGGACTTTTAAAAAGTTGGTACCTAAAGTGTATCAAAGCACCTGCGCCATTTCAGGAATGAAAGTGGGTTCAATTAATGGAAGATCTCTGATAGATGCTTGTCATATTGTCCCTTTTAGCCAAGACCAAGATGACCGAATTTCTAATGGAATTGCCCTATGCCCTAATCTCCATCGAGCATTCGATAGCGGGCTAGTCTCTATAGATCAAGATTATAGAGTCTTGGTTTCAGATCAGGTAATTGAGGATCGATCTCATCCTTATGGATTAGCTGACCTAAAAGGGAGGAAAGTTATACTTCCTAAAGAAAAAAAAATTTGGCCAAGTCAAAGGAACTTGGAAAGGCATAGAAGTATGAGTTTTTTGAATTAA
- the smc gene encoding chromosome segregation protein SMC produces MLLSKLEIKGFKSFGDKMVIHFDKGITGVVGPNGCGKSNVVDAIRWVLGEQKTRMLRSDKMENVIFNGTKTRKPSNLAEVSLTFENTKNLLPTEYTHVTITRRYYRSGDSEYQINGVTCRLKDITNLFMDTGINSNSYAIIELKMIDELLNDKNNSRRDLFEEAAGISKFKTRKKETLRKLGDTDGDLDRVEDLLYEIEKNLKSLEKQAKQAAKYFDIKKEYKLASINLAKKSIEKYTSSLAETNKKIQEENDRKLQLQTKVADQEAMLNQLKSDLISKEKLLASRQKTLNDHVNKIRSFESEKKIKNERLRFLEDRSQKLREQIDSDRKSNDRAGFSIRSLKHEQESAAKMLAEKELIVTELREAYESQKAIHTEHQQKQKTLNASFEQLKEKVYQLGKEQEIKQIQLSTLKQELERTSSDDSSQEANLVDFEEKLIQLKGDLDAATQEYEAVKTKQEDLDSKIEDTNRVIEMIREELTTSSRKLDSKQNEFNLTKSLVENLEGFPEAIKFLKKNNSWGKDVPLLSDLLTTDEKYRVTIENFLEGYMNYYVVETETQAIAAIHLLSDSARGKANFFVLEHFERFKPSQTKLFSNAIPATEIIEFDVKYSRLINFILDNVYIVQGDLKEFPEDKDVVFISESGKFTKRKFSLSGGSVGLFEGKRIGRAKNLEKLDKEIKELNKKVSATRNNLDQKLSDLMKLKEVSYKKVLEESQQKINEINQNYVSVRTKKEQLAELLSSNANKREDILDRIASLEESLEEIQPQLSEQKTAYESDQEDLEVLNETLEEETAKLTEKSQAFNQENIQYHQQLNRVNSLDQEIEFKQNAYESSKERIEKSQAELSNLDTEIKSLLENNEVKDDELIELYSEKEGIEHGVQEAEKDYYASRGQIDETDQQIRSLQKGKEAHDELLHELQNNINETKLKMTGLKERLSVEFELDLDELMEENPELDEAFLEFKEEDLRALVSKQKEKLEKIGPINPMAMEAYDEIKVRHDFITTQKEDLLNAKESLLNTIKEIDQVAKETFLDAFDKIKENFVKVFRSLFTEQDDCDLKLVDPDNPLESAIEIMAKPKGKRPLTINQLSGGEKTLTATSLLFSIYLLKPAPFCIFDEVDAPLDDANIDKFNQIIQQFSGESQFIIVTHNKRTMASTDIIYGITMIEAGVSRVVPVDLRELA; encoded by the coding sequence ATGCTGCTTAGTAAGCTGGAGATCAAGGGATTTAAGAGTTTTGGTGATAAAATGGTGATTCATTTTGATAAAGGAATCACTGGCGTAGTCGGCCCTAATGGCTGCGGGAAATCCAATGTCGTAGATGCAATACGCTGGGTTTTGGGAGAACAAAAAACCCGTATGCTCCGCTCTGATAAGATGGAAAATGTCATCTTCAACGGTACTAAAACCCGAAAACCATCCAACCTTGCCGAGGTATCTTTGACCTTTGAAAACACTAAAAACCTTCTTCCAACTGAATATACCCACGTTACCATTACCCGTCGATACTATCGATCAGGTGATAGTGAATACCAAATAAACGGAGTCACCTGCCGACTCAAAGACATTACCAACCTCTTTATGGATACAGGAATCAATTCGAATTCCTATGCCATTATAGAATTGAAAATGATCGATGAGCTGCTGAATGATAAAAACAATTCCCGAAGAGACCTTTTTGAGGAAGCAGCAGGAATATCCAAATTCAAAACCCGCAAGAAAGAAACCCTAAGAAAACTGGGAGATACCGATGGGGATTTGGATCGGGTGGAAGATTTGCTTTATGAGATTGAGAAAAACCTCAAAAGCCTTGAAAAGCAGGCCAAGCAAGCAGCAAAATATTTCGATATCAAAAAGGAATACAAGCTTGCCAGCATCAACTTGGCCAAGAAAAGTATTGAGAAATACACAAGCTCACTCGCTGAGACCAATAAAAAAATCCAAGAGGAAAATGATCGGAAATTGCAGCTTCAAACCAAAGTTGCCGATCAGGAAGCTATGCTCAATCAGCTAAAATCTGACTTGATCAGCAAGGAAAAACTTTTGGCTTCCCGTCAGAAAACTCTCAATGATCATGTGAATAAAATCCGCTCTTTTGAATCTGAAAAGAAAATCAAAAATGAGCGTTTACGCTTCTTGGAAGACCGTTCCCAAAAATTAAGAGAACAAATCGACTCAGATCGTAAATCCAATGATCGTGCAGGATTCTCCATTCGTTCTCTGAAGCATGAGCAGGAATCTGCAGCCAAAATGCTGGCAGAAAAAGAGCTGATAGTAACAGAACTTCGGGAGGCCTATGAAAGCCAGAAGGCCATTCATACGGAGCATCAGCAAAAACAAAAAACTCTCAATGCCTCTTTTGAGCAACTGAAAGAGAAAGTGTACCAATTGGGAAAGGAGCAAGAAATCAAGCAGATTCAGCTTTCTACCCTCAAACAAGAACTGGAGCGAACTTCCTCAGATGATTCCTCTCAAGAGGCCAATTTGGTGGATTTTGAGGAGAAGTTAATCCAACTCAAGGGTGATTTGGATGCTGCAACCCAAGAATATGAAGCAGTAAAAACAAAGCAAGAAGATCTTGACAGCAAGATTGAAGATACCAACCGCGTGATCGAAATGATCCGGGAGGAGTTGACCACTTCTTCTAGAAAGTTGGACTCCAAACAAAACGAATTCAACCTGACCAAATCCTTGGTGGAGAATCTGGAAGGATTTCCTGAGGCTATCAAATTCCTAAAAAAGAATAATTCCTGGGGCAAAGACGTTCCCCTCCTCTCCGATTTGTTGACCACGGATGAAAAGTATCGTGTCACCATCGAGAATTTCCTCGAAGGTTATATGAATTATTATGTGGTGGAAACAGAGACACAAGCGATTGCTGCCATTCATTTGTTAAGCGATTCGGCCAGAGGAAAGGCCAATTTCTTTGTTTTGGAGCATTTCGAACGATTCAAACCCAGTCAGACGAAGCTTTTTTCTAATGCTATTCCTGCCACAGAGATCATTGAGTTTGATGTCAAATACAGTCGTCTAATCAATTTCATTCTGGATAATGTCTACATCGTTCAGGGAGATTTAAAGGAGTTTCCGGAAGACAAGGATGTGGTATTTATTTCCGAAAGCGGCAAATTCACCAAACGTAAATTCTCTCTTTCTGGGGGCTCTGTAGGGCTTTTCGAAGGAAAAAGAATTGGTAGAGCCAAGAACTTAGAAAAGCTGGATAAAGAGATCAAAGAACTGAACAAGAAGGTCTCTGCCACAAGAAACAACTTGGATCAAAAGCTTTCTGACCTGATGAAGCTGAAAGAAGTCAGCTACAAAAAAGTCTTGGAAGAAAGCCAGCAAAAGATCAATGAGATTAATCAGAATTATGTTTCTGTTCGCACCAAAAAGGAGCAGTTGGCGGAACTTCTGAGTAGCAATGCCAATAAGCGTGAGGATATTTTGGATCGGATAGCCAGCTTGGAGGAGAGTTTGGAAGAAATTCAACCTCAGCTTTCCGAACAGAAAACAGCCTATGAATCTGATCAGGAGGACTTGGAAGTACTGAATGAAACTCTGGAAGAGGAGACTGCGAAGCTGACAGAAAAATCTCAGGCTTTCAACCAAGAAAATATCCAATATCATCAGCAGCTCAACCGAGTAAATAGCTTGGATCAAGAAATCGAGTTTAAACAAAATGCCTACGAGAGTTCGAAAGAACGAATTGAGAAATCTCAGGCTGAACTCAGCAATCTGGATACGGAAATCAAATCCTTATTGGAAAACAATGAGGTGAAGGATGATGAACTGATCGAGCTGTATTCCGAGAAAGAAGGTATAGAGCACGGAGTGCAGGAGGCAGAAAAGGATTACTATGCTAGCCGCGGACAGATTGATGAAACTGATCAGCAAATCCGATCCTTACAGAAAGGCAAAGAAGCCCATGATGAGTTACTTCATGAACTTCAAAATAATATCAATGAGACCAAGCTGAAGATGACGGGCCTGAAAGAAAGGCTTTCTGTGGAGTTTGAGTTGGATTTAGACGAATTGATGGAAGAAAATCCGGAATTGGATGAAGCCTTCCTGGAGTTTAAAGAAGAGGATTTAAGAGCTTTGGTCAGTAAGCAAAAGGAGAAGCTGGAGAAAATCGGCCCAATCAACCCAATGGCGATGGAGGCTTATGATGAGATCAAGGTTCGCCATGACTTTATCACCACACAAAAAGAGGACTTGCTAAATGCCAAGGAGTCTCTTTTAAATACCATCAAGGAAATCGATCAGGTGGCCAAAGAAACCTTCTTGGATGCCTTTGATAAGATCAAGGAGAACTTTGTCAAAGTATTCCGTTCTCTCTTTACCGAGCAGGATGATTGCGATCTGAAGTTAGTGGATCCAGACAATCCATTGGAATCTGCCATTGAGATTATGGCCAAGCCAAAAGGTAAGAGACCGTTGACGATCAACCAGCTTTCTGGTGGTGAGAAGACGCTGACAGCTACTTCCCTACTCTTTTCTATTTATCTATTAAAGCCTGCGCCTTTCTGTATTTTTGATGAGGTGGATGCCCCACTGGATGATGCTAATATTGATAAGTTCAACCAGATTATCCAGCAGTTTAGCGGCGAGTCCCAGTTTATTATCGTCACCCATAACAAGCGCACAATGGCTAGCACGGATATTATCTATGGCATTACCATGATCGAAGCGGGAGTTTCCAGAGTGGTGCCTGTGGATTTAAGGGAGTTGGCTTAG
- a CDS encoding endonuclease domain-containing protein, which produces MYFLPYNRSLKEFSRELRNHSTLSEILLWNKLKAKNFRGYSFNRQKPLGNYIVDFYCKKLGLVIEVDGDSHVHPEAVLKDNVRQKVLEDLGLEFFRIPDAEIKRQMLEVLDSLNRLIDKLEEEKGLDKTNFV; this is translated from the coding sequence ATGTATTTTTTACCTTATAACCGCTCCCTGAAAGAGTTTTCAAGAGAGCTAAGGAATCACTCCACATTGTCTGAGATATTGCTTTGGAATAAATTAAAGGCTAAAAACTTCCGAGGTTATTCTTTCAACCGGCAAAAGCCTTTAGGAAATTATATTGTTGATTTTTATTGTAAAAAATTGGGTTTAGTTATTGAAGTAGATGGTGATTCTCATGTACACCCGGAAGCAGTTCTGAAAGATAATGTAAGACAGAAAGTGCTTGAAGACTTAGGACTAGAATTTTTTAGGATTCCTGATGCTGAGATCAAAAGACAAATGCTGGAGGTACTTGATTCTCTAAATAGGTTGATAGATAAACTGGAGGAGGAAAAAGGTCTTGATAAGACTAATTTTGTTTGA
- a CDS encoding helix-turn-helix transcriptional regulator has translation MAQAGKIEQQKILRVFKLINLLQGNIGKPVHRLAELLETDERTIYRYFKLLEALGFEVIKEFSKYKIQQRPGIDQTLNYGTFSQEESQWLKALIERQGKGNLLHDSILQKLQVRSEVKQGTEQLFKANLSRLVDEIGKGIQDKKQVWLKDYYSLSSDTTSDRLVEPVAFSSTYESIHAFEPESNRMKVFKIERIGEVVIATQGWKFEKKHQLPGTQLFGFTGKNRFKVKLKLSKKAYQLMMEEHPNARPFMEVKNRNQFFFQGEIPHLPGLARFILGLPGEVMVEEGEELKAYLAEQLERTFS, from the coding sequence ATGGCTCAAGCAGGAAAAATCGAACAACAAAAAATCCTTAGGGTTTTTAAACTCATTAACCTTCTACAGGGAAACATTGGGAAACCTGTACATAGACTTGCCGAACTACTGGAAACGGATGAACGAACCATTTATCGTTATTTCAAACTGCTGGAGGCTTTGGGTTTTGAAGTCATTAAAGAGTTTAGCAAATATAAAATTCAACAAAGACCAGGCATTGATCAAACACTGAACTATGGTACGTTCTCTCAAGAAGAAAGCCAGTGGTTAAAAGCTTTGATAGAACGACAAGGAAAAGGAAACCTCCTGCATGATTCCATCCTGCAAAAGCTACAAGTTAGGTCTGAGGTAAAACAAGGAACGGAACAGCTTTTTAAAGCGAACCTAAGCCGATTGGTGGATGAAATTGGAAAAGGTATTCAGGATAAGAAACAGGTCTGGCTCAAGGATTATTACTCCTTAAGTAGTGATACTACCAGTGATCGATTGGTAGAGCCTGTGGCATTCTCCAGCACTTATGAAAGTATTCATGCTTTCGAACCAGAGAGCAATAGAATGAAAGTATTTAAGATCGAAAGAATTGGTGAAGTAGTGATTGCTACTCAAGGTTGGAAGTTTGAAAAAAAGCACCAACTACCGGGGACTCAACTTTTTGGATTTACAGGTAAAAATCGTTTTAAAGTGAAGTTGAAACTGTCTAAAAAGGCTTACCAACTGATGATGGAAGAACATCCCAATGCAAGACCCTTTATGGAAGTTAAAAATAGGAATCAATTCTTTTTCCAAGGGGAGATTCCTCATTTACCAGGATTAGCACGTTTTATTTTAGGTTTGCCGGGTGAGGTAATGGTAGAAGAAGGAGAGGAGCTAAAAGCCTATTTAGCAGAGCAGCTCGAAAGAACTTTTAGCTAA
- a CDS encoding S8 family peptidase has product MIKLHKLSLGLFFLALITFSCKQEETPMDPQSKLEEEQQKLIPSSEIDQIILKSLQETGDFLWMDQSDQLIWSALVQSDSVLTVGYSPAQLESPNSRIGIESVQDPNWQASALKVLDRVQETLDLNQSPNARQVIMDSQIHEDLPYLEVKVSSLEVLVNLREMAEVRYFEPLSYEFDYQLLNQGQDARYFSDSGCSNDPEPNLPSSDYSIVSPNAKASWDYPQMGISQAWTQSTGDNITIGLIDTGVSPNQSLLGSGFESGESANRTIQKFGTYKTGFWWWKKYDGPNDQCGHGTAMAGVIASPRNSVGNMLGVAYDANLISVRGTSDVIVNSGNEKDGVAEALVLLGKRSDVKIISMSVGDVFSNSKVADAIRYAYNRGKLIMAAAGTSTSFTNWYGVIFPANMNETVAITGVKEGAGYQRCNTCHSGSQVDFTVIMERAGSENKPLSLAFSGNDPSTVGGSSVATATASGIAALLWSQNPGWSRAQILDRLTSTADLYPNKNSQYGWGNLDAGAALGVY; this is encoded by the coding sequence ATGATCAAACTACACAAATTATCCTTAGGGCTGTTTTTTTTAGCCCTTATTACTTTTTCCTGTAAGCAGGAAGAAACGCCAATGGATCCTCAGTCAAAATTGGAGGAAGAGCAACAAAAACTAATTCCAAGTTCGGAAATTGATCAAATCATCTTAAAATCCCTTCAGGAAACGGGTGATTTTCTTTGGATGGACCAATCCGATCAATTGATTTGGAGTGCTTTGGTTCAAAGTGATTCGGTATTAACAGTAGGCTATAGCCCAGCCCAACTAGAAAGTCCCAATTCCAGAATTGGTATTGAATCCGTGCAAGATCCTAATTGGCAAGCGAGTGCCTTAAAAGTATTAGATCGGGTTCAAGAGACCTTGGATTTAAACCAGAGTCCAAATGCCAGACAGGTGATAATGGATTCACAAATTCATGAGGATTTGCCTTATCTAGAGGTCAAAGTTAGTAGCCTGGAAGTGCTTGTTAATTTGAGGGAAATGGCTGAGGTTAGGTACTTCGAACCATTGAGTTATGAGTTCGACTACCAACTTTTGAATCAAGGTCAGGACGCACGGTATTTCTCAGATTCTGGCTGTTCAAATGATCCAGAGCCCAATTTACCTAGTTCCGACTATTCTATTGTTTCACCAAACGCCAAAGCATCTTGGGATTATCCTCAAATGGGAATTTCTCAAGCCTGGACCCAAAGTACAGGAGATAATATCACCATTGGCTTAATTGATACTGGGGTAAGCCCGAATCAGAGCTTATTGGGTTCAGGCTTTGAAAGTGGGGAATCAGCCAATAGAACGATTCAGAAATTCGGGACTTATAAAACCGGCTTTTGGTGGTGGAAGAAGTACGATGGCCCTAATGATCAATGTGGTCATGGAACTGCTATGGCTGGAGTAATTGCATCACCAAGAAACAGTGTTGGGAATATGTTGGGCGTTGCTTATGATGCCAACCTTATATCTGTTCGTGGCACCAGTGATGTCATTGTGAATTCCGGTAATGAAAAAGATGGGGTGGCCGAGGCATTGGTATTATTAGGTAAGAGATCAGATGTAAAAATAATTAGCATGTCTGTAGGTGATGTATTCTCTAATTCCAAAGTTGCGGATGCCATTCGATATGCCTACAACCGTGGAAAATTAATTATGGCGGCTGCTGGAACATCCACTTCTTTTACCAATTGGTATGGAGTAATCTTTCCAGCTAATATGAATGAAACAGTGGCTATCACTGGAGTGAAAGAAGGAGCAGGATATCAGCGTTGCAATACTTGTCATTCCGGTTCCCAAGTGGATTTTACAGTCATTATGGAAAGAGCTGGTTCAGAGAATAAGCCATTGAGTTTGGCATTTTCTGGTAATGACCCTTCCACCGTCGGTGGTTCTTCTGTAGCCACTGCCACTGCCTCTGGAATTGCTGCATTACTATGGTCTCAAAATCCTGGATGGAGTAGAGCCCAGATTTTGGATAGGTTGACTTCAACTGCTGATTTATACCCCAACAAAAATTCTCAGTATGGATGGGGGAATCTGGACGCTGGAGCGGCATTGGGGGTTTATTAA